The region TTCTCCTGGTGGGTCAAGGTGAGCTTCAGGCCCTTGAGGCACATCTTCATGTCCTCGCGGAAGGACGGGGTGTATAGCCCATAGACAATGGGGTCGGTGCAGGTGTGCAGAAGGCCGAAGAGGAACAGAAAGTGGTTGACGTACTCCGGCATTTGGCGGATCATGTCGGGCTGGAACCAATACCACAAGCCCAGGAGGTAATACGGAGTCCAGCAAACGATGAACGAGGCCACGATCAGGATGGTCATGGTGAGGGTCTTCATGCGGGCCTTGGAAATGTGGTCGTCCTTCCCTCTGGCCAGACCTGCGGGGAGAATCGCAGAGGGGTCAGTGGTGCAGAAAGGGAGTCAGAGTGGCAACTGAATGGCATAAATGGCGGAATTTGAAGCTTTCTCCCTATGTGGTGGGACTGTTAAAAGCTAAAAAATATATAAGGAACGCGATGAAGGAAATCATTAAATGCAAGTTGAACAAAAACAATTCTTGACTCAAAAAATAGAAGGTGGGAATAAAGTATGGGTCAAAACTATAACATAGCAGCCACCTAAGTAACGGTCACCTTAGATTGGAAAGAGCACAGGAAATGGGGactttaaaaatgctttgaaTACTTATCACAGGTATATACAACAAAGGGtagtcacagataaaaagaaaacatgcttaaaaattattaattgcaAGGATAAAATTGGCAATACTCTCACAAAAGTATGCATCAGGGTTGTTTAGaagatatggaattttataacacccATGCCATTGAGAACAAAAAATTGAATTCCTGCATTTTATCCGCATCTTATATTTAATAAGATTAAATCCTTGTCTGTCAGCGTATTTGCAGCGCagaagtagttggatggaagcagtggagtgtagaacaaagagacactcgaagacgttggtaaaactatttacaaagttttactgtatcaacacaaacagacgacagatgaacacaggactgttctgttctccaacagaacttgactcgactctaggcagacagaactcaaccgAACTGAGCAATCAAttatacacacacttgtgtctggatactccctagttccaacCACACATCAagatcatcatagcttcttggcaattaactctttccacactttcctgcttcttggcagggggttggactggatggcccatgaggtctcttccaactctactattctatgattctatgattctactatagtacaatctggatgatgcaatcagttgcaatacaaacatggcacaaattgcatttaaacactatcaatacacaaatcccacattaacagtgtcAGCTGGACTGCCGAcgtgaaggttgagttgctgacttgaaggtttccagttcgaatccggaatatggggtgagctcccatctgtcagctctagcttatggggacatgagagaaggctcccagcaggatggtaacacatccgggcgtcccctgggcaacgtctctgtagacggccaattctctcacactagaagggacttgcagtatgttctcaagtcacttctgacacgataaaaaaatcatATTGGGGCAAACAAATGGAGAATGATGACGTGTTTCAACAGAGAACAAGTCACAAGAATAAACCCTATTGTAGCGTTCCACCTTTTCATATCTCCCATCAAAAGAACTGATGGCAACTTATGACATCTTGCAGTCACCAAAGCTCTCCTCTGGGTGCGATTATTCAAAATACGAAGATATGTTGCCATGATTCCTCGCTCGCATGGAATTAACGATGTGGTATGGGAACAAGTTATCTTTGCTGCAAGAGTCAGATTATGGAAGTCAAGATCCATAGTCTGCTCTTGACTGACTTGCAAGCTTCTACATTTGTGAGCATTAAGAGTGCTTCCAAGGACAGGCCAATTGCTTTGATCATTCTGAGAATCAATaccattttgaaataaaattatgatagcagagAGGGAATATACTTATCAGTTTATAGGCTCCAAGATTGCAACACTGAAGAGAAGAAATCGTACAAGATTACAAGGTTGGAGAGAAGAAATGGTAGCAGATATTGGTCATGATCCAACTGTTACCTCAGTGCAGctatactattttatttatttacagtatttatattccgcctttctcaccccgaaggggactcagggcagattacaatgaacacatatatggcaaacattcaatgccaacagacaaacaacatacattagacagactcagaggcattttttaacatttttccagcttcacgattccggccacagggggagctgttgcttcaccgtccagtagtggctgtacttcctcattcctttcctcgtattttgctggcagttttatggtgttctaaattagcctcccgcataaagcgtccctaaatttccctaattgacaggtgcagctgtctttcggggctgcataggtcagcagcaagccggggctattaatggtcggaggcttaacccgacccgggcttcgaactcatgacctctcggtcagtagtgatttatagcagctggttactagccagctgcgccacactAGTGtgtatatctatttatctatgacAGCTTCTTCTCCCTCATCTTCATAAGAGCAACCAAAGGATACTTTTAACCCTCTTTGATGGCTGGAATGCAGTCTTTATTAGCTCTCATCGTCCTAGCTAACCGTAATGGATGACAGAAGCTGCAGTCCAGCAAAATCTGGAGGCAGGTGCCATAGGCGCTTCCCATGTTGGAGGAGTGGTGGGATTTCATGCTCTCACTTTAAGAGAGCTATCCAACTGCTGAACCTGGCAGTACGcgccttggatagctccttagaAGTAAAGCCTGGAGGGAACCCAACGCCCTGTCGACATAGGCGGTCAACCTCTGATGCCTTTAACTCCATGGAGCTAGACAAGTGGCTCAAATGGATGTTTATTTGGGAGCATAGCCACTTGAAAAGAGGAGAAAATGCAATAATATCCATAACTGCAGAACCCATATCCATCATTTTCACATAGTTTTGTGCCCAGGGGAAAAtggtctctaggaatttgctaggtcctcaatGGTATGTCAGGACCAGAAGTCTGGCAATTTAATGACATTTGGCCACATACTgtatataatcgagtataagcctagtttttcagccctttttttaagactgaaaaagcccccctcggcttatactcgtgaggatcctggttgacttatatttgggtcagcctatactcgcgaatatatggtacatttattatttttctctattattacatttattattgtactctattattgttactactattacatttattttaccctattattattattattattattattattattattattattattattattattatcattatcattattattattattgtatgacacagcaaacaagatagatatgctggatttcctatcacaaaatcacaagtcgaacacttcccaagtgtctaggactgtgtgatgtattttcggatgatgcactcagatcccagtcgggtggccttttgcagttggcagatcgtaattttgtcaatgtctattgtttccaaatgccggctgagatcttttgcggTTTTCTGgtgttgtatatttctgctgcttctgtgactgtttattattattattattattattattattattattattacatttattatttcactctgatcttattattattacatttattctattctattctatttattattacatgtattattttcctgtatttattgttattattacatgtattattttactctattattattaaaaggatacataagcacatttacattgaagaagatgagaataatgatttaatcagagttagtcttatcttaaattagagcttgatgtaaatattcaaaaacatttaacctactgatgcctcaattaatgtgatttttttggtatctatttatatttctgaaatttcccaccctcggcgtatacttgagtcaatgatttcccagtttttttgtggtaaaattagatgcctcagcttatatttgggttgtcttatattcgagtatatatggtacatggtTTCAGTTAACCACGGTCCAGCTGGGAATCTAGATGTAGGGGTATGACAGTATTTGATAAAGTCTATTGACGCCACTTTCACGCCAAATTGTCAAGGATCCTGGACTCACCTTGGTTAATTTTTAGCTGCTTGCTAATCTCAAACAAGATCCGGATGTAGCAGATGACCATCACGCTCAGCGGGGTGACGTAGAGAGTGGTGAAGGTGAACATGTTGTAAGTGGTCTCCTGCCAGCGCTCTTTGAAGCTTCCATGCGTCACACATTGGGTGAAATTGACCCCCGGGACGGTGTAGAGGTGGAAAAGAAAGAGCTGGAATGGATATGGAGAAAGGAGTTCAGACTTCTCTGGGAGGCCAGGATGCTCCCAGAAGTTATAAGAAGGGAGAGTCCACCTAAacacgaggaagaacttcctgaccataagagctgctcTACCTCAGTGGAGGACCCTTCTTTGGAGGACTTGCACAAAAGAGGCCTTGTTTTGGAAAGGGTCTTGGCTTCAAACACCTTGTctcttgttggattgcaactcccaagaCCCTCGCCCAGCATAACCAATGACGGGGACTTCTGGGAGATACAGCCCAATGTCATCAGGAGGGCTGCATGCCATTCCCCTTTCCTTGAATGCTTTCTTACCTGAGGAGAGGCCAGCAAGGCGCTGAGCACCCAGGCCACAGAGAGCATGACTCGGTTGCGGCGGTTGGAATTTGCGAAGGAGAACGGGCGAAGGACGGCCGCGTGACGGTCCAAGCTGATGACCACCAGCACCAGAGCGGCCGAGTACATGGCAAAGAGCTTGAGGAAATTGAGGAGCTTGCAGAGGCTATCTCCAGCATACCACTGGATGGTGATGTTCCACACGGCATCCAGCGGCATCACAATGGTGGTCACCAGCAGGTCGGCCGCTGTCAAGCTGAGGATGAGCAGCTGGACGTGGGATTTGCGCCTCTTCCGGGTCACGCTGTACAGGACCACCGAGTTGCTGCAGGCTGCCACCATGAAAAAGCAGCTGGTCACGACCACCCGAGTCCTGGCTGCCAAGGTGAAGGCAGGCTCAAGCCAAGCTTCTTTGGGGCAGGCGGAGAGGGACGAATTCTCATCCGGAAGGCTGCATCCATGGAGAGCGTTCATCGGCGGTTCTCCGTCAGTCATGACCTGAAAGAGAGACTACATTATGTAACacaatgtttgttcctgggttatcaatatcatttcctaattggttttttcATAAGAACATGGGGAAAGTagagttgttgcatgtctttcgggctgtgtggccatgttccagaagtattctctcctgacgtttcgcccacatctatggcaggcatcctcagaggctgtgaggcatggataaactgggcatGGAAGGAaacaatatatatctgtgtagagtccagggtgtgacaagagtcctttgtcagttggaagccagcgttaatgtttcagttaatcaccctaattagcattggaaaggtttgtctcttgcctggggggcatcctttcttaagagtcattagccgtccttggggctcctctgccctcagagtgttgcttcccatctactgttttgatttttgagttttttaatactggtagctagattttgttcattttcatacttTTTTATACTGgctaatgatagaattgggcaaaatgggcttttggtgggaggattcgttgtctgtttccaaaaaggaagagaaagactggcaaagagatcttcagccttctctgccaaaggggtcccTAAGACCTTCAGAAATACGTGTTTTCTTTGGCAAcctctctgacacccccttgtgacccctatgggtcccgacccccaggttcaCAAACACCGCaacagactctcagttaacccgAATGCAAACAattggaactctcaagcaaccagcaaagaaatgaaataataatgccAGTTTTGTAAAGTTTGCCTTTATTTGTCTTGCGATCCAGATGGATTCGAGACAGTGAGGTAAGGatgctgggaactggagtctGACAATATCTGGAAGTCAGCTCCCAGTGTCCTCCAAACGTTTTCTGAAATATTCTCCAGCTCTGCCATAAACAGCTACTGAAATCAAAGTCCCGTAAGTTCAAGGAGACTTCCTCACAGGGAAGTTAGTATTTTATACAGGATGGAAATCTTTAAAACTGCTCTCCCCATTACTGCAGCAAAATGAATGGGGGGAAAAACCCTGAGAGTGTGTCATCAAGGGGTAAATCAATGCAAGGAAGTGAACAGCATCATGTAAAACCCCAGCAAATACCACTCTGTCGATCAATTATTAAAATGTGAAGTCAAAGCAGAGAGGTAAACAAAACAGGGTCAGGGAAATGTATATTAAAAGCTGGTTTCTCTGCAAAGAGAAACCAGCTAAGCCAGGAATGGGCTGCGGGTTTCTTTAGCTTGACGTAAAAATGCGCGCACACACAAGTGACCTTTAAAGATTCCATGTATGTCAGAATCAAAAAACAGCCAAATTGATCAGCTGGCTGAGTCAGCTCTGACTGATTTCAGGGGCGTTTCATCCCAAGGCTGATAGTTTCAATGTAAGAGGAGCAATGGAAGCACACTGGGTTTTAGTATTTCTGGAGCAAAGTGCTGAAACTTATCCATCAAATTGTGTCAGCACCACGTCAGGCCAAACTGGGAGCATATTGGCCACGCCACAAACATCCCTCTGGTTTCACTCCCATTAACATAAAAAGGCTATGATCCAACACTCTCCCGTGTCTTCATATGGAGATATGGTGCATCAGCACTACACAACCCACATGTGCAGTAGCAACATGCCAACTACTGTGTGCCATTGTGCAATGCACAATCATAATATCTGTTGCATGATTGTGTTGCGGTGCATAGCCACAATGTGCATCTTGCAGAATATTTTGTTGCGCCACggggttagactggatagcccttaaggtctctttcaactcaataatcctatggttttatgaataaTTCATCCACTTGAGCAGCGCGAGTGTCGCAAGCCCATGTCGCGAATGGAAAACCAGCCTTTGGATGCAAAGCAAGCATCTCAAATGAGTATCTAGTAAAAGGAAAGCAAGAGAacattcatggaatcatagagtgggaGAGACCCCCAAAAGgttatccagcccaaccccattctgccatgtggGAAAATACAACCAAAGCATTCCTGATAGGTGGCCATCCagaactccagagaaggaggctttaCTACCATCCACTGCCAAGTTGATACCCCAAAATCTATGCTCTACTAAAATGCATGTACTGTACCTGGATGCTCCTTGACCttgaaagaaaacaggaagaagaCCAGGTTTCATTGTCTTACCCCAGCGGATGCCAAGTActtcaaactctctctctctgttggcTTCTTTGTAGCATCTCGAGTCTTTGGCACAACCCAAGATCAGAAAGATGAGCTGTAGAGCTTTGCCGTGCCACCGTTGAGCCAAGGTCTTGCCTTCTCTCTGGGCAAAACACGAGAGCGACAGCCAAGGAGAGACAACTATTGATGGGAGATAGAAAAGTCACACCGAGGATAAAAAAGCCCACCCTGTTGGGCTCATTCCCATCTGCTCCAGGCGGCAAAGTGGTTTTGTCCGAACGGAACACCGAGCAAAGCGGCGGAGCTGTGCAGCAGATTGCAAAACACAGAGCTTGCGGCGACTATTTTTATTCCCTCTGCAGCCAGCCAAGATTTTCTCTGCACCTACGGCGACGTATTGCTTTGGATCGATTGGAGAGTTAGGGGAAGAAAACAAAGCAAGGGTCAAGCGCAGGGACAGTGCTATGTGAAGATGAAGCCTTCGGTGTATATGGCATTCTGGTCTAACATTATGGGCATTCTGGTCTAACATGTATATACCTCAGGTACAAGGAACTTCTTAGTTTTTGGGAAAGGGGGGGGTGTAGAGGGAGTCACTTTGTTGTGGTGTGCCGTTGTTTCTGACCTGTGGAGAAgctatcatggggctttcttggcaacgTTTCATCAGAAGGGGATTACCACTGCCTTCATATTCTCTCCTTACACAAGGTCACACAGAGGTAGGGCCAGTCTAACAGTTGGAAGTTACACCAGAGTAGGCTTTGATTGGCTACTGGATGGGCATTCTTGGCATAAGAACAGTTCAGCAATAGAACCAAATACTTAGGGAGTTGGTAGGGTCTCTTCTTTGGACACCTTCTTGTTGGGAATGCTCTAGCTGGTGACCCTGCATTGAGTTGAACCTCATAACCCATGGGATACCTTCTAACgctgtgattctatggttctgaCTTCCTCAAATACTGCCCCATGTCAAGGCTCTTACCTTCTTCGAAGAGTTGGATCATACAGATAGTGCATTTAAGTCTTATCACGGGCAGAGCATAAGCGTATTTCCAGGGTCATGCTGTATCCATGTCCTTCTGCATTGTTTTTGGCACCTATCCTTGTCAAAGTAGAGAAATTGCCATTATCAAGGAGATGGAAATAGCTAGAGATGGAACGATGGACCTTCTTGGAACAGCGGCCGGTCAGGTCACCTCACCTGCAAATGAAAACAAGCCTGTTTGTGAAAGGCACTTGCGTTCATTTCAATCCACATTTAGAAGCAAAGGTATGGGTTTTTTGAGGGACGTGTTCGAAGGAGAAAGCCAACTTGTTCTGTTCTGCTTCTTGGAAACGTAGATGTTGACATTCCAAAGGTTATTTCCCCTGCTAGGTTGCCATGGTCCTGTTTTCCAGATTAGGCCTGGTTTTAATCCTTCTTTTAtcccaggggaggaaggaagggtgggcGACCTACATCATGGAGCACATTCAAATCTACTCCATATCAGTGGTTTCATAACCATTTCCCCCCAAAGACTAGACACAATGTACAAATGGCCTAGAAGAGCCTGGCGTCTCCAGCCGAGATATGTAAGCCAAGCCACCAGCTAGGTTGGTCGATGCCAACAAAAAGGAGACTTGCTAACAGAAGCTGCTGGAAATGTGCAATTGTGTGTGCTTCTGTGTGTCgggtttttttgtttccaaaacaGGCTGGAATTCTTTTGACATAAATGGACTTACACCTACGGGTTGAACTTTTCCACTGTTTTGCAATGGAGGCATTTGTGTTTCTGGCACAGAAGCAGAGTTCCACATGTAGTGCTAGTGTTGCCAATTTAGGGTCTTAGACAAGATAAGGGAGATTTAATCTAGTTTTCTTGCACTGAGATGGAAAATGGATGAGAAAAAGAGTGGAGGGTGAGCCCCAGCACTACAACACATGAGAACTGAGTCCACCAAAACCTGTCTCTCATTTGGAGAGAGCCTAGGAAAAGCTGGGCTCAGGTCAGATGGTGAAATCTTGCCATTCTAGagaggtggttctcaaccttcccaatgctgcaatcccttaatacagttcctcatgttgtggtgacccccaatcataatattattttctttgatacttcataactgtaattttgctactgttatgaaaaataatgtaaatatctgatatgcaggatgtatcttcattcactggaccaaatttggcacaaatactgaaTATGCCCAAATTctaatactggtgggattggtgtggagattgattttgtcatttgggagtagtacaagttgctggaatttatagttcacctacaatcaaagagcattctgaac is a window of Anolis carolinensis isolate JA03-04 unplaced genomic scaffold, rAnoCar3.1.pri scaffold_11, whole genome shotgun sequence DNA encoding:
- the gnrhr gene encoding gonadotropin-releasing hormone receptor, which codes for MTDGEPPMNALHGCSLPDENSSLSACPKEAWLEPAFTLAARTRVVVTSCFFMVAACSNSVVLYSVTRKRRKSHVQLLILSLTAADLLVTTIVMPLDAVWNITIQWYAGDSLCKLLNFLKLFAMYSAALVLVVISLDRHAAVLRPFSFANSNRRNRVMLSVAWVLSALLASPQLFLFHLYTVPGVNFTQCVTHGSFKERWQETTYNMFTFTTLYVTPLSVMVICYIRILFEISKQLKINQGLARGKDDHISKARMKTLTMTILIVASFIVCWTPYYLLGLWYWFQPDMIRQMPEYVNHFLFLFGLLHTCTDPIVYGLYTPSFREDMKMCLKGLKLTLTHQEKSLAVIVELKNKEDREQGRPRSSVSNGGTMHTAF